From the genome of Macadamia integrifolia cultivar HAES 741 unplaced genomic scaffold, SCU_Mint_v3 scaffold848, whole genome shotgun sequence, one region includes:
- the LOC122070187 gene encoding cationic peroxidase 1-like — translation MVSSSIYLKLCFTFFFFWIHYGPASAQLSSTFYSSSCPKALSTIKSAVNSAVSKERRMGASLLRLHFHDCFVNGCDGSVLLDDTANFTGEKTAGPNNNSLRGFDVVDSIKSNLESICPGVVSCADILAVAARDSVVALGGSTWTVPLGRRDSTTASLSAANSNIPSPFLSLSGLISAFSSKGFTTKEMVALSGSHTIGMAKCSVYRTRIYNETNINPAYATSLKSNCPSSGGDNTLSPLDATTSTVFDSAYYSNLINNKGLLHSDQQLYSGGSGSTDSQVRAYRNNPTTFFTDFGNAMIKMGNLSPLTGTNGQIRTNCRKVNSG, via the exons ATGGTTTCCTCCTCCATCTACTTGAAGCTGtgcttcactttcttcttcttttggataCATTATGGCCCAGCCTCTGCTCAACTATCATCCACTTTCTATTCGAGCTCATGTCCCAAAGCTTTGTCAACCATTAAGTCTGCTGTTAACTCTGCAGTGTCGAAAGAACGTCGGATGGGTGCCTCACTTCTCCGTCTTCATTTCCATGACTGCTTCGTTAAT GGCTGTGATGGATCTGTACTGTTAGATGACACTGCAAACTTCACAGGGGAGAAGACAGCTGGGCCCAATAATAATTCACTGAGAGGGTTCGACGTGGTGGATTCCATTAAGTCCAACCTAGAGAGCATCTGTCCCGGTGTCGTTTCTTGTGCCGACATCCTAGCTGTTGCTGCTCGTGACTCAGTGGTTGCT TTGGGTGGATCCACATGGACGGTCCCTTTAGGAAGAAGAGACTCAACTACGGCAAGCTTAAGTGCTGCAAACAGCAACATCCCATCCCCCTTCTTGAGTCTTAGTGGTCTAATATCGGCCTTCTCAAGCAAAGGTTTTACTACCAAAGAAATGGTGGCTCTTTCAG GGTCTCACACAATAGGGATGGCGAAGTGCTCAGTATACCGAACTCGGATCTACAATGAGACCAACATAAACCCGGCATATGCGACATCTTTGAAGTCAAACTGTCCGAGCTCAGGTGGTGACAACACTCTCTCCCCTCTCGACGCCACTACTTCTACAGTCTTTGATTCCGCCTATTACAGCAACTTGATCAACAACAAGGGACTTCTACACTCCGATCAACAGCTCTACAGTGGTGGTAGTGGCTCTACTGATTCTCAAGTCAGGGCCTATAGAAACAATCCTACAACTTTCTTCACAGATTTTGGGAATGCTATGATAAAGATGGGAAACCTTAGCCCACTCACTGGCACCAATGGTCAGATTAGAACCAATTGTAGAAAAGTTAATTCAGGCTGA